A DNA window from Suncus etruscus isolate mSunEtr1 chromosome 8, mSunEtr1.pri.cur, whole genome shotgun sequence contains the following coding sequences:
- the TFDP1 gene encoding transcription factor Dp-1, with amino-acid sequence MAKDAGLIEANGELKVFIDQSLSPGKGVVSLVAVHPSSVSTLGKQLLPKTFGHPNVSIAQQVVIGTPQRPAASTLVVGSPHTPNTHFVPQNQSSDPSPWSAGKRNRKGEKNGKGLRHFSMKVCEKVQRKGTTSYNEVADELVAEFSAADNHILPNESAYDQKNIRRRVYDALNVLMAMNIISKEKKEIRWIGLPTNSAQECQNLEVERQRRLERIKQKQSQLQELILQQIAFKNLVQRNRQVEQQTNRPPPPNSVIHLPFIIVNTSKKTVIDCSISNDKFEYLFNFDNTFEIHDDIEVLKRMGMACGLESGNCSAEDLKVARSLVPKVLEPYVTEMAQGSLGGVFLTSSVSTANGIRVSSSDLANGGDGTLATSSSGSQYSESRVETPVSCVGEEDEDEDEFNENEEDDD; translated from the exons ATGGCAAAAGAT GCCGGCCTGATTGAAGCCAACGGAGAACTGAAAGTCTTCATTGACCAGAGCCTCAGCCCCGGGAAAG GTGTGGTGTCTCTGGTGGCTGTGCACCCCTCGTCCGTGAGCACCCTCGGGAAGCAGCTGCTGCCTAAGACCTTCGGACACCCCAATGTCAGCATCGCACAGCAAGTG GTGATCGGGACGCCGCAGAGACCCGCAGCCAGCACACTGGTGGTGGGCAGCCCACACACCCCCAACACCCACTTTGTCCCCCAGAACCAATCGTCGGACCCATCCCCGTGGTCAGCTGG GAAGCGGAACCGGAAGGGCGAGAAAAACGGGAAGGGGCTCCGGCACTTCTCCATGAAGGTGTGTGAGAAGGTGCAGCGCAAAGGCACCACGTCCTACAACGAGGTGGCTGACGAGCTGGTGGCCGAGTTCAGTGCTGCGGACAACCACATTCTGCCCAACGAGTCG GCTTATGACCAGAAGAACATCCGGCGGCGTGTGTATGATGCCCTGAATGTGCTCATGGCCATGAACATCATCTCCAAGGAGAAGAAGGAGATCCGCTGGATTGGGCTGCCCACCAACTCTGCGCAAGAGTGCCAGAACCTGGAG GTGGAGCGACAGCGGCGGCTGGAGCGGATCAAGCAGAAACAATCCCAGCTGCAGGAGCTGATTCTGCAG CAAATTGCCTTCAAGAACCTGGTGCAGAGGAACAGGCAGGTGGAGCAACAGACCAACCGTCCGCCACCCCCAAACTCCGTCATCCATCTGCCCTTCATCATTGTCAACACCAGCAAGAAGACTGTCATCGACTGCAGCATCTCCAATGACAA GTTCGAGTACCTGTTCAACTTTGACAACACCTTTGAGATCCACGACGACATCGAGGTGCTGAAGCGCATGGGGATGGCCTGTGGCCTGGAGTCCGGGAACTGCTCTGCTGAGGACCTGAAAGTGGCCCGTAGTTTGGTGCCCAAGGTGTTGGAGCCCTACGTGACAG AGATGGCTCAGGGCTCACTAGGCGGCGTCTTCCTCACCTCCAGTGTCTCCACTGCCAATGGCATTCGAGTTTCTAGCAG CGATTTGGCCAACGGAGGGGATGGCACATTGGCCACCAGCTCCAGCGGGTCCCAGTACAGTGAGTCACGGGTGGAGACTCCGGTGTCGTGCGTGGGGGAAGAGGACGAAGATGAGGATGAATTCAACGAGAACGAGGAGGATGACGATTGA